Part of the Aquimarina sp. MAR_2010_214 genome is shown below.
GAAGGGTAAATCGATCAATGCATGGAGATAATGAATCTTATTATAGGGTTCCTAATAATCGTGAAGAAGCAGCACAATATTTACTACTATACGAACTTTCTTTACCATTCGGATTAGACCTCAACAATCAAATTAATGTAGATAAATCTGAAAGTAGGGTGACTATAACACTACAGAATATATCTAGTGCCGAGATGATTGCTTTTTCAAAAAGAGCCGAAAAATGGTTACAGGATAATACTCCAAAACCTATGCATACTATTGGAGTAAGCCCTACTCTTATGTTTTCTAAACTAGGTTTTAGACAAGCCGATAGTATGCTTAAAGGAAATATCATTGCGCTAATATTGATCTCTCTCGTATTAATGTTCGCACTAAGAAACTTTAAACTTGGACTTCTAAGTATCATCCCAAATGTCACTCCGGTTTTTATTGGATTTGGATTTTGGGCAATGTACAAAGCTCAGATTAATACAGGAATGGTTATCGTTTTCGGAATGACGTTAGGAATAATAGTAGATGATACTGTTCATTTTATGAGTAAGTTCTTAAGGGCTCGTAGAGAATTAGGCTATGACGCCAAACAAGCAGTCATCTACGCTTTTGAAACCGTTGGAAAAGCATTGGTAACCACCACAATTGTACTCCTTGCAGGGTTTGCAGTATTATCCACTTCATCATTTGCTTTAAATAGCTATATGGCGAGAATTACAGTTATCATCATCCTGTCGGCCTTAATTATCGACTTTATACTACTGCCTTCGCTACTAATTCTTATTAGTAAAAAAGATAAGATTATATCAGAAACACCTGTGAAAGAATTAGAACCACAAATGCAACTTGATAAATAATAAATAAAAACAAAAAAGAATCTATTAATATGAGAACATTAATTTTAGCTGGACTTGCTGTACTAAGTATTGCAACTTTAACAGCACAAAATGCAGAAGAACGAGGTTTGCAAATTGCTAAAGCAGCAGATCAGGCAGATCAAGGTTTCAATAGCTCTATTGTAAATCTAAAAATGACCTTGAAAAATAAAAATGGACAAACCAGTGAACGCTTATTAATCACTCGAACTCTGGAACAAACAACAGACGGAGACAAATCACTGATTGTTTTTAATAGTCCAAAAGATGTAAAAGGAACTTCGACATTAACTTTTACTCATAAAATTGGAGCAGATGATCAGTGGCTTTTCTTACCTTCAATCAAAAGGGTAAAAAGAATTTCTTCTAATAATAAATCCGGCCCTTTTGTAGGTAGTGAATTTGCATACGAGGATCTTTCTTCGCAAGAAGTAGAAAAATACGGTTATAAATTTCTAGAAGAAAAAGGAAGTTCATTGATCGTAGAACAAGATCCAGTTGATCCAAAATCTGGTTATACAAGAAGAATTGTTACTTACAATAAAGATAAAAGATATCGAATAGAAAAGGTTGAATTCTATGATCGCAAAAATTCACTACTAAAAACACTTAACTACAGTGATTATAAATTATATAAAGGAAAATTCTGGAGAGCATTAACCCTTCATATGGTAAATCACCAAAGTAATAAAGAAACCGTGTTAAAATTTAGTGACTATAATTTTGAGGCAGCACTTGCCGATGAAGATTTTACGCAAGTTGCTCTTAAACGAGCAGGGCGATAAATCTACATACATGAAATACACAAGGCTCAGTTTGTTATATACTATAGTGGTTCTTTTGGCTACTGGTTTTTATTATTATCACAACCTGGTCTTGTGTTTTCTATTATGCAAAGTAATACCACATACCCATCTGAACTTGCAAATTTATTAGGAATGGTATTTTTAGGATTTGGGTTTTTGATGATTCTTATTTATAAGTATCAGGTTCAAAAAATATACAAATGGACCATAGTAATACGAATCTTTTTTAGCCTTTGCTCAATTGGACTGTATTACGTGTATCAAAATCCGTTTTTTATTGCTTTACTTTTTATCATCCTTATTGGAATATTGATCACAGTTCTTGGTCTGGTTAAAGATCAGGAAACAAAACAACTAATACATGAAGATTAAATTTATCTATTATATAATTCTCCTACT
Proteins encoded:
- a CDS encoding outer membrane lipoprotein-sorting protein, whose protein sequence is MRTLILAGLAVLSIATLTAQNAEERGLQIAKAADQADQGFNSSIVNLKMTLKNKNGQTSERLLITRTLEQTTDGDKSLIVFNSPKDVKGTSTLTFTHKIGADDQWLFLPSIKRVKRISSNNKSGPFVGSEFAYEDLSSQEVEKYGYKFLEEKGSSLIVEQDPVDPKSGYTRRIVTYNKDKRYRIEKVEFYDRKNSLLKTLNYSDYKLYKGKFWRALTLHMVNHQSNKETVLKFSDYNFEAALADEDFTQVALKRAGR